CGGTTCATGCCAACCATCTGGAATTCATACTCGAAATCTGCCACCGCACGCAGACCGCGCACGATGATCTGGGCGCCGACGTCATGGGCGCAATGGATCAGCAGGTTTTCGAACGGGTGCGCCACGATCTCTGTTCCGGTCTCTTCGGACAGTTTGGCGCATTCCGCCTCGATCATGGCGACGCGCTCTTCCAGACGGAAAAGCGGACCTTTGTCACGGTTGATCGCAACGCCGATGACCAGTCGATCCACCAGCACGGCGGCCCTGCGGATAATGTCGATATGACCCAGGGTGATCGGGTCGAAAGTGCCGGGGTAAAGGCCGATACGCATGGCAGATCCTGTCGCTGCGAAAATTTCCCGAACGCAACAATATTGCGCCGGGGAATGCAATAGCAGCGGCGAAATTTCTGCAAATGCACATCATTGATAGCGTTCACAGCGCGGGCACCCCTGTCGGGGCGCGCCCGCAGGCGACCGCCCTGCCCCGGACTGAATGATGCGTCATGGCGATGTCAATGACCCATGATCATCCCTTCGAGGGCGTCACGCTCCGCCGACAACTGGCTGAGCCGGGCCTTGACCACGTCGCCGATGGTCACGATCCCCACCAGATTGCCATCAACCACTACGGGCATGTGCCGAAAACGGCCCTGGGTCATGCGGGTCAAAACCTGGTCGGCCGTGTCGTCCATGCCGCAGCAGATCGGGTCGCGGGTCATCATCGCCTGCGCCTGGTCGTCCAGGCAACCGGGGCCGCGCTGCGCGAGGGTTCGCACGATGTCGCGTTCCGACAGGATGCCCTCGGGGCGCGCGCCGTCACTGCTGATCACCACGCCGCCGATCCGTTTTTCGGCCAGCACCTGCGCCACGTCCCGCACCGACCTGTCCGGGGTTACGGTAAACACGCCCGCGGTGTCCTTCATCTTCAGGATCTGCTGAACCAGCATGGTCTTGTCCTCCTTGGCGCTGCGCAATCGGTACCTGTCAGCGTCCGGGACATGCGACATTCTGTCAAGCCCGCGCGGCGCGCCCCTCCTGAAACGCGATTTCCTGCTTCACCCCCTCCACCAGCGCCTGGGCAAAGCGGGTCATCCGTTCCAGCCGCGCATCGCCGGCATGGCGTACCAGGTAGAAGCTGCGCGTCAGGCTGATCCGGTCGGCCAGCACCTTGCGCAGACCCGGCGCCGCGGCGAGGGAAAAATCGTGCACGATACCCAAACCGCTGCCCTGCCGGATCCAGTTGAATTGCACCGACACGGAATTGGAGGCCAGAGGCACACGTGCCAGCCCCAGCTCCGCCAGGTAGTCCAGCTCCTTGTCGAAGATCATGTCGGGGATATAGCCGATCACGCGGTGGCCGCGCAGATCTTCCAGTTGGGTGATCGGCGGGTTTCGGTCCAGGTAGGTGCCCGCCGCGACCAGGTGCAACCGGTAGTCGGATATCTTTTGCACCAGCAACCGCCCGGCGTCGGGCGGGCTGACGGTGATGGCCATGTCGGCCTCCCGGCGGGACAGGTTGAACAGGCGGGGCAAGGCAACGATCTGCACTTCCAGTTCGGGATTGGCATCGGCGATGCGGGCGCAGACCTGCGGCAACAGGAAATTGGCCACCCCGTCCGGCGCGCCCAGCCGGATCTGCCCGGACAGCCCGCTGGCCAGGCCCGACAGATCCTCCCGCGCCGCCAGCACCGCTTGTTCGGCCTGAACCGCATGGTCCATCAGGCGCTGACCGGCCTCCGTCAGGGCATAGCCCTGGGGGCTCTTGGCGAAAAGCGCGCTGCCCAGATCGTCCTCCAGCCGGGCGATGCGGCGTCCCACGGTGGCGGGGTCGATTTTCAGTGCGCGGGCGGCGGCGGTCAGCCCCTCCAGCCGCCCGACAGACAGGAAGATCCGCAGGTCATCCCATTGCATACGTGTATTCCTGCAAAACCCTTTTGGAAAACTTCACCTTTCGCCATCAAATTTGCAAGCCTATGCTGCGCCAAACCTTCAGGAGGATCCCATGCAGGAATTGACCCACTATATCGGCGGCGCCCATGTCAAAGGCACGTCGGGCCGTTTTGCCGATGTCTTCAACCCCGCCACCGGCGAAGTCCAGGCCCGCGTCCCCCTGGCCGGGACCGAGGAAATGGACCGCGCCGTGCAGATCGCGCAGGAGGCTCAGCCGGCCTGGGCCGCCGTGAACCCGCAGCGCCGCGCCCGCGTGCTGATGAAGTTCGTGGACCTGCTGAACCGCGACATGGACAAGCTGGCCGAAGCGCTCAGCCGCGAACACGGCAAGACCCTGCCCGATGCCGCCGGGGATGTGCAGCGCGGGCTGGAGGTCGTGGAATATTGCATCGGCGCACCGCAGTTGCTGAAGGGCGAATTCACCGACAGCGCCGGGCCGGGCATCGACATGTATTCCATGCGTCAGGCCCTGGGCGTGACGGCGGGGATCACCCCGTTCAACTTCCCCGCCATGATCCCGATGTGGATGTTCGCACCCGCCATCGCCTGCGGCAATGCCTTCATCCTGAAACCCTCCGAACGCGATCCGTCGGTCCCGCTGATGCTGGCCGAACTGCTGGAAGAGGCCGGTCTGCCCAAGGGGATCCTGCAGGTCGTCAACGGTGACAAGGAGGCCGTGGACGCCATCCTGGATCATCCGGTGATCCAGTCGGTGGGCTTTGTCGGCTCCACCCCGATCGCGGAATACATCTATGGCCGCGGCTGCTCCAACGGGAAGCGGGTGCAATGTTTCGGCGGCGCCAAGAACCACATGATCATCATGCCCGACGCGGATATGGACCAGGCCGCCGATGCGCTGATCGGCGCGGGCTACGGCGCGGCCGGCGAACGCTGCATGGCGATCTCTGTCGCCGTTCCCGTGGGCGATGAGACTGCCGACCGCCTGATCGAGAAGCTGGTCCCCCGGATCGAGAAGTTGAAGGTCGGCCCCTACACCGCTGGAAACGATGTGGATTACGGCCCCGTCGTCACCGCCGCCGCCAAGGAGAAAATCCTCGGCCTTGTGCAATCGGGTGTCGATCAGGGCGCCGAACTGGTCGTCGATGGCCGCAACTTCGCGTTGCAGGGTTACGAGGACGGGTTCTTCGTCGGGGCGCATCTGTTCGACCGCGTCACCCCCGAGATGGACATCTACAAACAGGAGATTTTCGGCCCCGTCCTGTCCACCGTCCGCGCGGGCAGCTACGAGGAGGCGCTTGGCCTTGCCATGGATCACGAGATGGGCAACGGCACCGCGATCTTCACCCGCGACGGCGACACGGCGCGCGATTTCGCCAACCGCGTCAACGTCGGCATGATCGGGGTGAACGTGCCGATCCCCGTGCCGCTGGCCTACCACACCTTCGGCGGCTGGAAGAAATCCGCGTTTGGCGACCTGAACCAGCACGGCCCTGACGCGTTCAAGTTCTACACCCGGACCAAAACCGTCACCTCCCGCTGGCCTTCGGGCCTGAAGGACGGCGGCGAGTTCCATTTCAAGGCGATGGACTGACATCCGAAAAGGGGCGCGGGAGGACGCGCCCCTTTTTCAGACAGCGGCAGGGAGGCGCCCATGGATTTTGCATTGAACGAGGAACAGCAGGCCATTTTCGACATGGCCCGCGCATTTGGCCAGGACCAGATCGCCCCCCATGCCCGCGATTGGGAAGCGGCCGGCACGATCCCCAAGGATCTGTGGCCGCGGATCGGAGAGTTGGGGTTCGGCGGGCTTTACGTATCGGAGGAAAGCGGCGGCGCCGGCCTGACCCGGTTGGACGCAACCCTGGTCTTCGAGGCGCTGTCGATGTCCTGCCCTTCGGTCGCGGCCTTCCTGTCGATCCACAACATGTGCGCCAAGATGATCGACACTTTCGGCGCGCCGGAGCTGAAGGACCGCGTCCTGCCCGGCATCGTCTCGATGGAGACGGTCCTGTCCTATTGCCTGACCGAACCGGGCAGCGGATCGGACGCCGCCGCATTGAAGACCCGCGCGGACCGAACCAACGATGGCTACCGCCTGAACGGGACCAAGGCGTTCATCTCCGGCGGTGGATATTCGGACGCCTATGTCACCATGGTGCGCACCGGCGACGCCGGCCCGCGCGGGATCTCCACCGTCTATGTCGAGGACGGGACCAAGGGCCTGTCCTTTGGCGGGCTGGAGCAGAAAATGGGCTGGCAAAGCCAGCCGACGCGCCAGGTGCAGTTCGACAATTGCGAAATTCCTGCTGCAAATCTGGTAGGCGAAGAGGGGAAAGGTTTCACTTACGCGATGATCGGGTTGGATGGCGGCCGGTTGAACATCTCGGCCTGTTCGCTGGGCGCCGCGCAGGCGGCACTGACCCGCACCCTGGCCTACATGTCCGAGCGCAAGGCCTTTGGCCAAAGCATCGACCAGTTCCAGGCCCTGCAATTCCGCCTTGCCGACATGGAGATCGAGTTGCAGGCCGCCCGCGTCTTCCTGCGCCAGGCGGCGTGGAAACTGGACAGCGGCGCGCCCGACGCCACCGCCCATTGCGGCATGGCCAAGAAATTCGTGACCGAAGCCGGCAGCCGCATCGTCAACCAATGTCTGCAACTGCATGGCGGCTACGGCTACCTGGCCGATTACGGGATCGAGAAACTGGTGCGCGACCTGCGCGTGCACGAGATCCTGGAGGGCACGAACGAAATCATGCGCATGATCACCGCAAGGAGCCTGCTGACCCAATGAGCGAGCTGACCATCCGCATCCAGGGCCGCGCCGGGCGGATCACCCTGACCCGCCCCTCCGCTCTGAACGCGCTGACCCATGACATGGCCTTGCAGATCGAAACGGCGCTGAACGATTGGGCCGGTGACCCGGCGGTGGCGCTGGTGCTGATCGACGCGCAGGGCGATCGCGCCTTCTGCGCCGGCGGCGATATCCAGCGGCTTTACGAAACCGGGCGCGCCGGAGATCTCTCCTATGGCCGGGAATTCTGGCGTGACGAATACCGGCTGAACGCGCTGATCGCCGGCTATGGCAAGCCGGTGGCAAGCTTTCTCAACGGGTTTGTCATGGGCGGCGGCGTCGGTATCGGCTGCCATGCCAGTCACCGCGTGGTGGAGGACAGCACCCGCATCGCCATGCCCGAGGTCGGGATCGGCCTGGTCCCGGATGTGGGCGGATCTCTGCTGCTGGCGCGGGCGCCGGGGCGCCTGGGCGAATACCTGGGCCTGACCGCAGGGCGCATGGGGCCTGGGGATGCGATCCATGCGGGCTTTGCCGATTTTTATGTGCCTCAGGACAAATGGAACGATATCAAGAATTTGGTTTGCGAAGCTGGCGCAATGGATGAACTGGTCGCCGCCGCGAAACCGCCCCCCGATGCCGCGCTTGCGGCGCGCGGTCCCGAGATTGACCGCCTGTTCGCCGCCGCTGACCTGCCCGGCATCGTCACGGCCTTGCAGGCGGAGGGCACG
This genomic window from Pseudooceanicola aestuarii contains:
- a CDS encoding CBS domain-containing protein produces the protein MLVQQILKMKDTAGVFTVTPDRSVRDVAQVLAEKRIGGVVISSDGARPEGILSERDIVRTLAQRGPGCLDDQAQAMMTRDPICCGMDDTADQVLTRMTQGRFRHMPVVVDGNLVGIVTIGDVVKARLSQLSAERDALEGMIMGH
- a CDS encoding acyl-CoA dehydrogenase family protein — protein: MDFALNEEQQAIFDMARAFGQDQIAPHARDWEAAGTIPKDLWPRIGELGFGGLYVSEESGGAGLTRLDATLVFEALSMSCPSVAAFLSIHNMCAKMIDTFGAPELKDRVLPGIVSMETVLSYCLTEPGSGSDAAALKTRADRTNDGYRLNGTKAFISGGGYSDAYVTMVRTGDAGPRGISTVYVEDGTKGLSFGGLEQKMGWQSQPTRQVQFDNCEIPAANLVGEEGKGFTYAMIGLDGGRLNISACSLGAAQAALTRTLAYMSERKAFGQSIDQFQALQFRLADMEIELQAARVFLRQAAWKLDSGAPDATAHCGMAKKFVTEAGSRIVNQCLQLHGGYGYLADYGIEKLVRDLRVHEILEGTNEIMRMITARSLLTQ
- a CDS encoding CoA-acylating methylmalonate-semialdehyde dehydrogenase translates to MQELTHYIGGAHVKGTSGRFADVFNPATGEVQARVPLAGTEEMDRAVQIAQEAQPAWAAVNPQRRARVLMKFVDLLNRDMDKLAEALSREHGKTLPDAAGDVQRGLEVVEYCIGAPQLLKGEFTDSAGPGIDMYSMRQALGVTAGITPFNFPAMIPMWMFAPAIACGNAFILKPSERDPSVPLMLAELLEEAGLPKGILQVVNGDKEAVDAILDHPVIQSVGFVGSTPIAEYIYGRGCSNGKRVQCFGGAKNHMIIMPDADMDQAADALIGAGYGAAGERCMAISVAVPVGDETADRLIEKLVPRIEKLKVGPYTAGNDVDYGPVVTAAAKEKILGLVQSGVDQGAELVVDGRNFALQGYEDGFFVGAHLFDRVTPEMDIYKQEIFGPVLSTVRAGSYEEALGLAMDHEMGNGTAIFTRDGDTARDFANRVNVGMIGVNVPIPVPLAYHTFGGWKKSAFGDLNQHGPDAFKFYTRTKTVTSRWPSGLKDGGEFHFKAMD
- a CDS encoding enoyl-CoA hydratase/isomerase family protein encodes the protein MSELTIRIQGRAGRITLTRPSALNALTHDMALQIETALNDWAGDPAVALVLIDAQGDRAFCAGGDIQRLYETGRAGDLSYGREFWRDEYRLNALIAGYGKPVASFLNGFVMGGGVGIGCHASHRVVEDSTRIAMPEVGIGLVPDVGGSLLLARAPGRLGEYLGLTAGRMGPGDAIHAGFADFYVPQDKWNDIKNLVCEAGAMDELVAAAKPPPDAALAARGPEIDRLFAAADLPGIVTALQAEGTEFADKALTLLSRNCPLSMACTLAMLPRLRGAEVTISDALALEYRFTSRAMADGDFIEGIRAAIIDRDRAPRWSHGLHDVSDTKVAAMLAPLDPDLTFEEDTR
- a CDS encoding LysR family transcriptional regulator, with protein sequence MQWDDLRIFLSVGRLEGLTAAARALKIDPATVGRRIARLEDDLGSALFAKSPQGYALTEAGQRLMDHAVQAEQAVLAAREDLSGLASGLSGQIRLGAPDGVANFLLPQVCARIADANPELEVQIVALPRLFNLSRREADMAITVSPPDAGRLLVQKISDYRLHLVAAGTYLDRNPPITQLEDLRGHRVIGYIPDMIFDKELDYLAELGLARVPLASNSVSVQFNWIRQGSGLGIVHDFSLAAAPGLRKVLADRISLTRSFYLVRHAGDARLERMTRFAQALVEGVKQEIAFQEGRAARA
- the coaD gene encoding pantetheine-phosphate adenylyltransferase; the encoded protein is MRIGLYPGTFDPITLGHIDIIRRAAVLVDRLVIGVAINRDKGPLFRLEERVAMIEAECAKLSEETGTEIVAHPFENLLIHCAHDVGAQIIVRGLRAVADFEYEFQMVGMNRALDTQIETVFLMADAQHQAIASKLVKEICRLQGDVSKFVTPAVNDRLLEKLA